In a single window of the Rhopalosiphum padi isolate XX-2018 chromosome 1, ASM2088224v1, whole genome shotgun sequence genome:
- the LOC132918284 gene encoding vacuolar protein sorting-associated protein 41 homolog isoform X2 yields MLHERTFLGRTKSVFLCDVEGVVHNMRWHNRFVAWASNIGLRVYDIISRCSLGLIKWDKRNNIIPSTYRCNLTWKDSGTLLVGWVDTVRICGVKRRLQRLKDVPEYIVEPLSMFRIDYFISGIGPLNHNQLVILCYSKEKDENEKAMRPQLYVVEAKESKYVELCTDNLSLRDFQDFGCNDYALESLVVENLFVIVSPKDIVVANPCDADDRIEWLIEHNKYAEAMDIVNSNNIVLNRNSRISVGKKFLDHLLFVEEYVEAGQLTAELFGNDKKLWQEEIFKFAQVHQLRQVSAYIPRGEVTLDPHIYEMVLYEYLKLEPEGFLKIVRQWSPSLYNVSAVTNALIEHLIVNSSSELLEALAILYTHSGKYDKALGAYLKLNHKGIFQLITKKNLYPLIHNMIEDLMQLDSEQTIKILLEKDTVPIDVAVEKLQDNKLYLYMYLDALEKKDTRVLARRNLHKDLVSLYAAFAREKLLPLLKRSNNYSIALALDECKRLEYYPEMVYLLGRMGNTKDALNLVMSQLQDIEQAIEFCKDQNDVDLWHDLIGLSLDQPNFLKVLLRKIGTYVDPRILIRRIGKRTQIPGLKDALVKMMTDYNLQVSVEEGCTKIVVSDCFDLHERLYNVRRKGCSVDEQHLCSACQKCIVGQNTLGNVLIFCCQHVFHEQCIPADGLETACIICTDSRTKQTAFQ; encoded by the coding sequence ATGCTTCACGAGCGAACTTTTCTTGGACGTACAAAATCTGTGTTTTTGTGTGACGTTGAAGGagttgtacataatatgagGTGGCATAATCGTTTTGTAGCATGGGCTTCAAATATAGGTCTCAGAGTATATGATATAATCTCTCGGTGTTCACTTGGCCTTATTAAATGGGATAAAAGAAACAACATAATACCTAGTACTTACAGATGTAACTTGACATGGAAGGATAGTGGAACATTACTTGTTGGTTGGGTTGACACAGTAAGGATTTGTGGTGTTAAACGTCGACTGCAAAGACTTAAGGACGTTCCTGAGTATATAGTAGAACCACTATCTATGTTTCGTATAGATTACTTTATTTCTGGTATAGGACCACTTAATCATAatcaattagtaatattatgctattCAAAAGAAAAAGACGAAAACGAAAAAGCAATGAGACCACAATTATATGTAGTTGAAGCAAAAGAATCAAAGTATGTTGAGTTGTGTACTGATAACTTGTCTTTACGCGATTTTCAAGATTTCGGTTGTAACGATTATGCCCTTGAAAGTTTAGTAGTGGAAAATCTATTCGTTATTGTTAGTCCAAAAGATATAGTCGTGGCTAATCCGTGTGATGCAGACGACAGAATTGAATGGCTTATTGAACATAACAAATATGCCGAAGCAATGGATAtagtaaattcaaataatatagttttaaatcgaAATTCCCGAATATCTGTAGGCAAAAAATTTTTAGACCATTTATTGTTCGTTGAAGAATATGTAGAAGCTGGACAGTTGACTGCCGAACTTTTTGGAAACGATAAAAAACTTTGGcaagaagaaatatttaaatttgcacAAGTACATCAACTTCGTCAAGTAAGTGCTTATATACCAAGGGGTGAAGTAACTCTAGATCCTCATATTTATGAAATGGTTTTGTACGAGTACTTAAAATTGGAACCTgaaggatttttaaaaattgtaagacAATGGTCGCCATCACTATATAATGTGTCTGCTGTTACGAACGCActaattgaacatttaatagTAAACTCAAGTTCAGAACTATTAGAAGCCTTGGCTATTTTATATACTCATTCCGGCAAGTATGACAAAGCATTAGGGGCGTACTTGAAGCTGAACCACAAGGGTATATTCCAATTGATTACCAAAAAAAATCTGTACCCACTTATACACAACATGATTGAAGATTTAATGCAGTTGGACAGTGAACAGACGATCAAGATACTTTTAGAGAAGGACACCGTGCCTATCGACGTAGCCGTGGAAAAATTGCAGGACAATAAGCTCTACTTGTATATGTATTTGGACGCCCTGGAGAAGAAAGACACAAGGGTGTTGGCTAGACGAAATTTACACAAGGATTTGGTGTCACTGTATGCGGCATTTGCACGGGAGAAGTTGTTGCCGCTACTGAAGCGGAGCAACAATTATTCTATCGCCTTGGCACTAGATGAGTGCAAGCGCCTCGAGTACTATCCCGAAATGGTGTATCTGCTGGGTCGAATGGGTAACACCAAGGACGCACTGAACCTGGTCATGTCGCAATTGCAGGACATCGAGCAGGCCATTGAGTTTTGTAAGGACCAAAACGATGTTGACCTGTGGCATGACCTGATCGGCTTGTCTTTGGACCAACCGAATTTCCTCAAAGTGCTATTGCGAAAGATCGGCACGTACGTGGACCCGCGAATTCTGATCCGTCGGATTGGCAAGCGAACGCAGATACCGGGCTTGAAAGACGCGCTTGTCAAGATGATGACCGACTACAATTTGCAAGTATCTGTAGAAGAGGGATGCACAAAAATCGTCGTGTCCGATTGCTTCGACCTGCACGAACGACTGTATAACGTCCGGAGGAAAGGGTGTAGTGTAGACGAGCAGCATTTGTGCAGTGCTTGCCAAAAGTGCATCGTTGGCCAGAACACCTTGGGAAacgtattaatattttgctGTCAACACGTGTTCCATGAACAATGTATACCCGCAGACGGGTTGGAGACGGCGTGCATAATTTGCACGGATAGCCGGACGAAACAGACGGCGTTCCAGTGA
- the LOC132918284 gene encoding vacuolar protein sorting-associated protein 41 homolog isoform X1, whose translation MTNQSDEKSDIETVEEVEPKLKYVRLTNDVQTILTKDGVSYLAAHPKFLCIGTNWGSIHLLDFEGNIVNNRQLRPHTVAVNQISIDSRGEFIATCSDDGNVFVYGLYTTEDSQEVSLGRCVKSVAIDPLYHKSGNYRRFITGDDRLMLHERTFLGRTKSVFLCDVEGVVHNMRWHNRFVAWASNIGLRVYDIISRCSLGLIKWDKRNNIIPSTYRCNLTWKDSGTLLVGWVDTVRICGVKRRLQRLKDVPEYIVEPLSMFRIDYFISGIGPLNHNQLVILCYSKEKDENEKAMRPQLYVVEAKESKYVELCTDNLSLRDFQDFGCNDYALESLVVENLFVIVSPKDIVVANPCDADDRIEWLIEHNKYAEAMDIVNSNNIVLNRNSRISVGKKFLDHLLFVEEYVEAGQLTAELFGNDKKLWQEEIFKFAQVHQLRQVSAYIPRGEVTLDPHIYEMVLYEYLKLEPEGFLKIVRQWSPSLYNVSAVTNALIEHLIVNSSSELLEALAILYTHSGKYDKALGAYLKLNHKGIFQLITKKNLYPLIHNMIEDLMQLDSEQTIKILLEKDTVPIDVAVEKLQDNKLYLYMYLDALEKKDTRVLARRNLHKDLVSLYAAFAREKLLPLLKRSNNYSIALALDECKRLEYYPEMVYLLGRMGNTKDALNLVMSQLQDIEQAIEFCKDQNDVDLWHDLIGLSLDQPNFLKVLLRKIGTYVDPRILIRRIGKRTQIPGLKDALVKMMTDYNLQVSVEEGCTKIVVSDCFDLHERLYNVRRKGCSVDEQHLCSACQKCIVGQNTLGNVLIFCCQHVFHEQCIPADGLETACIICTDSRTKQTAFQ comes from the coding sequence ATGACAAATCAATCCGATGAAAAATCTGACATAGAAACAGTTGAAGAAGTCGAACCAAAACTTAAGTATGTACGTCTTACTAATGACGTTCAAACTATTTTAACCAAGGACGGTGTTAGTTATCTTGCTGCTCATCCCAAGTTTTTATGTATTGGTACTAATTGGGGTTCTATTCATTTATTGGATTTTGAAGGTAACATTGTAAATAATCGGCAACTACGTCCACACACAGTAGCAGTTAATCAAATAAGTATAGACAGTCGTGGTGAATTCATTGCTACTTGTTCAGATGATGGTAATGTATTTGTTTATGGTCTCTATACAACAGAAGATTCTCAGGAGGTCTCATTAGGTCGTTGTGTTAAATCTGTCGCAATAGATCCATTGTATCATAAATCCGGCAATTATCGACGTTTCATTACTGGAGATGATCGTCTTATGCTTCACGAGCGAACTTTTCTTGGACGTACAAAATCTGTGTTTTTGTGTGACGTTGAAGGagttgtacataatatgagGTGGCATAATCGTTTTGTAGCATGGGCTTCAAATATAGGTCTCAGAGTATATGATATAATCTCTCGGTGTTCACTTGGCCTTATTAAATGGGATAAAAGAAACAACATAATACCTAGTACTTACAGATGTAACTTGACATGGAAGGATAGTGGAACATTACTTGTTGGTTGGGTTGACACAGTAAGGATTTGTGGTGTTAAACGTCGACTGCAAAGACTTAAGGACGTTCCTGAGTATATAGTAGAACCACTATCTATGTTTCGTATAGATTACTTTATTTCTGGTATAGGACCACTTAATCATAatcaattagtaatattatgctattCAAAAGAAAAAGACGAAAACGAAAAAGCAATGAGACCACAATTATATGTAGTTGAAGCAAAAGAATCAAAGTATGTTGAGTTGTGTACTGATAACTTGTCTTTACGCGATTTTCAAGATTTCGGTTGTAACGATTATGCCCTTGAAAGTTTAGTAGTGGAAAATCTATTCGTTATTGTTAGTCCAAAAGATATAGTCGTGGCTAATCCGTGTGATGCAGACGACAGAATTGAATGGCTTATTGAACATAACAAATATGCCGAAGCAATGGATAtagtaaattcaaataatatagttttaaatcgaAATTCCCGAATATCTGTAGGCAAAAAATTTTTAGACCATTTATTGTTCGTTGAAGAATATGTAGAAGCTGGACAGTTGACTGCCGAACTTTTTGGAAACGATAAAAAACTTTGGcaagaagaaatatttaaatttgcacAAGTACATCAACTTCGTCAAGTAAGTGCTTATATACCAAGGGGTGAAGTAACTCTAGATCCTCATATTTATGAAATGGTTTTGTACGAGTACTTAAAATTGGAACCTgaaggatttttaaaaattgtaagacAATGGTCGCCATCACTATATAATGTGTCTGCTGTTACGAACGCActaattgaacatttaatagTAAACTCAAGTTCAGAACTATTAGAAGCCTTGGCTATTTTATATACTCATTCCGGCAAGTATGACAAAGCATTAGGGGCGTACTTGAAGCTGAACCACAAGGGTATATTCCAATTGATTACCAAAAAAAATCTGTACCCACTTATACACAACATGATTGAAGATTTAATGCAGTTGGACAGTGAACAGACGATCAAGATACTTTTAGAGAAGGACACCGTGCCTATCGACGTAGCCGTGGAAAAATTGCAGGACAATAAGCTCTACTTGTATATGTATTTGGACGCCCTGGAGAAGAAAGACACAAGGGTGTTGGCTAGACGAAATTTACACAAGGATTTGGTGTCACTGTATGCGGCATTTGCACGGGAGAAGTTGTTGCCGCTACTGAAGCGGAGCAACAATTATTCTATCGCCTTGGCACTAGATGAGTGCAAGCGCCTCGAGTACTATCCCGAAATGGTGTATCTGCTGGGTCGAATGGGTAACACCAAGGACGCACTGAACCTGGTCATGTCGCAATTGCAGGACATCGAGCAGGCCATTGAGTTTTGTAAGGACCAAAACGATGTTGACCTGTGGCATGACCTGATCGGCTTGTCTTTGGACCAACCGAATTTCCTCAAAGTGCTATTGCGAAAGATCGGCACGTACGTGGACCCGCGAATTCTGATCCGTCGGATTGGCAAGCGAACGCAGATACCGGGCTTGAAAGACGCGCTTGTCAAGATGATGACCGACTACAATTTGCAAGTATCTGTAGAAGAGGGATGCACAAAAATCGTCGTGTCCGATTGCTTCGACCTGCACGAACGACTGTATAACGTCCGGAGGAAAGGGTGTAGTGTAGACGAGCAGCATTTGTGCAGTGCTTGCCAAAAGTGCATCGTTGGCCAGAACACCTTGGGAAacgtattaatattttgctGTCAACACGTGTTCCATGAACAATGTATACCCGCAGACGGGTTGGAGACGGCGTGCATAATTTGCACGGATAGCCGGACGAAACAGACGGCGTTCCAGTGA
- the LOC132918287 gene encoding uncharacterized protein LOC132918287 has translation MALILLVYLILMTTTVINILAITVPEQNESNRVPKSLLEKVLYPKTKIQSTINHHSTELHNSFGVSGNVGIGFHFGSGYRIKNGDGKEEQEIVHKKIYDKYLGTSFGFGSLGNNKKGHVENVEQSISADQNNIYHDEVNLMDQENENELIPVTTETAKPKAGVFRKISNYWTAEQTEPKSDYTSSGIFKWTMQKLKNKNNVGTPR, from the exons atgGCATTGatcttattagtttattta ATATTAATGACAACAACAGTTATTAACATACTAGCAATTACTGTACCAGAACAGAATGAATCAAATAGGGTGCCAAAATCACTGCTGGAAAAAGTTCTTTATCCTAAAACTAAAATTCAATCCACAATAAACCACCATTCAACCGAACTACATAATTCATTTGGTGTTTCTGGAAATGTTGGAATCGGATTTCATTTTGGGAGCggatatagaataaaaaacgGTGATGGGAAAGAAGAACAAGAAATTGTGCACAAAAAAATTTATGACAAGTATTTGGGTACTAGTTTTGGCTTTGGATCTTTGgggaataataaaaaaggaCATGTTGAAAATGTTGAACAATCAATTTCGGCagatcaaaacaatatttatcacGATGAAGTTAATTTAATGGATCAAGAGAACGAAAATGAATTAATTCCAGTGACAACAGAAACAGCAAAACCAAAGGCTGGAGTCTTTAGAAAAATCAGTAACTATTGGACAGCTGAACAAACAGAACCCAAAAGTGACTATACCAGCAGCGGTATTTTTAAATGGActatgcaaaaattaaaaaataaaaataatgttggaACACCtagataa
- the LOC132918283 gene encoding protein unc-45 homolog A, which translates to MSTDVVKDSNLLKEQGNTAFKTGNWLKALQCYTSALDLLKESTRDKSILYKNRAAVYNKLGEFENAIRDCSASLDIVANDPKALFRRCCAYEQLGKYEEAYIDGKQCLSSDPTNKEIQPVLSRLHPIVQEKVRENAQLSNKIESMFKYAFKIEECLEKRTTAIKNLLVLSKESSSGSVGLLKFGIVSKIKSLLKNEQNTEVRINALRIVGQLCKNDETRTKQVLVELGVPWFIDALNTENQNEINGVTFIIQEALNSLTGMANTLDSSPNEEKCAKNSKEIDAILTCLVCSVDRHSINKFARDSIIEILTRNVHFNNINWAERLIDMKGLQRLLEVAAELTETRYESKMEITEYSHTNVSVCLSKIYDNMTCDKSREKYVSAIDEFLKRMLLDPDIESKVRAISTITVLLMGPIDVGNSIISRDGIIEMILTMATTNDKVQQKIACECIIAATSKKSKITPIVKQGTQILKNLYKSGDDDIRIRALVGLCKLGSSGGSDASIRPFSEGSTLKLAEACRRFLIHPDTNPDTKRWAVEGLSYLTLDAEVKEKLVEDQAALIAIMGLAKSEKTSAMYALVSIFVNLCNAYEKQEIIPEMIELAKFSKCHVPEDHELDDVDFVNKRIMLLCKYGVITVLVQLSKTESLNIKELISRLFNAICVLPEIRGEVAKLGGIKSLLELAHSGTSKGKRQASQALARIGISINPEVSFKEQRCLESVRPFLGLLHPDCTALENFEAMMALCNMASVNERVRKKILDTGGLPLIESYLFEEHQMLRRASAQCFTNLMMSHDVIKIIEGENDKLKMLFLLSEEEDEDTSLAAAGAVAIAVSNSTQCCQKLMKLNNWEESLKALLAHPNNAMQHRALVIAHSLIGTDKEIAEKIFATDIMEVLMALSIMEDEKKKDIKEMANKCLKLAESLKLIKKADCAEE; encoded by the exons aTGTCGACAGACGTTGTAAAAGACTCAAATCTTTTGAAAGAACAAGGTAATACAGCATTTAAGACTGGAAACTGGCTAAAAGCTTTGCAATGTTACACATCTGCGTTGGATCTACTGAAAGAAAGCACTCGAGATAAATCAATTTTGTACAAAAACCGTGCTGCTGTGTACAACAAGTTGGGTGAGTTTGAAAATGCAATCCGTGATTGTAGTGCGTCATTGGACATAGTAGCAAATGATCCGAAAGCATTATTCCGTCGTTGCTGTGCTTACGAACAGCTTGGAAAGTATGAAGAAGCCTACATAGATGGTAAGCAATGTTTGTCGTCTGATCCGACAAATAAAGAAATACAGCCCGTTTTGTCGAGATTGCATCCAATTGTACAAGAGAAGGTGAGAGAAAATGCTCAACTATCtaataaaattgaaagtatGTTCAAATACGCTTTTAAAATTGAAGAGTGTTTAGAAAAACGTACTACAGCCATTAaaaatttattggttttatctAAAGAATCAAGTAGTGGAAGTGTTGGTTTGTTAAAATTTGGTATCGTCAGCAAAATTAAAAGTCTCTTAAAGAATGAGCAAAATACTGAAGTACGAATAAATGCCTTAAGAATAGTTGGCCAACTGTGCAAAAATGATGAAACTCGTACCAAGCAAGTTTTGGTTGAACTTGGTGTTCCTTGGTTTATAGATGCGTTAAATACTGaaaatcaaaatgaaataaatggTGTTACATTTATCATACAAGAGGCACTGAATAGTTTAACAGGTATGGCCAACACATTAGATAGTTCGCCAAATGAAGAAAAATGTGCAAAGAATTCTAAAGAAATAGATGCTATTCTAACTTGCTTAGTATGTTCTGTGGACCGACATTCTATAAATAAGTTTGCAAGAGATtccattatagaaatattaacaaGAAATGttcattttaacaatataaattgggCTGAACGTTTAATTGATATGAAAGGATTACAGAGATTGTTGGAAGTAGCTGCTGAACTCACTGAAACTAGATATGAATCAAAAATGGAAATTACTGAATATTCGCATACTAATGTTTCAGTCTGCTTATCAAAAATTTATGACAACATGACCTGTGATAAATCTAGGGAAAAATATGTGAGTGCTATTGACGAGTTCCTGAAGAGAATGCTTTTAGATCCAGATATAGAATCTAAAGTCCGAGCTATTTCAACCATAACAGTATTGCTTATGGGGCCAATAGATGTTGGAAATTCAATTATATCAAGAGATg gcatTATTGAAATGATTCTTACAATGGCAACAACAAATGATAAGGTACAGCAAAAAATTGCATGCGAGTGTATTATTGCTGCTACATCAAAGAAAAGTAAGATCACACCAATTGTAAAACAAGGTACccaaatacttaaaaatctatataagAGTGGTGATGATGATATACGCATCCGTGCATTGGTTGGATTATGTAAACTTGGTAGTAGTGGTGGAAGTGATGCTTCTATCCGTCCATTCTCGGAAGGCTCTACTCTTAAATTAGCCGAAGCTTGCCGTAGATTTTTAATACATCCAGATACCAATCCAGATACAAAAAGATGGGCTGTAGAAGGGttatcttatttaacattagatGCTGAGGTTAAAGAAAAACTAGTTGAAGATCAAGCAGCATTAATAGCCATAATGGGATTAGCTAAATCAGAGAAAACATCAGCAATGTATGCTCTAGTGTCAATATTTGTCAATTTATGTAATGCATATGAAAAACAAGAGATTATTCCAGAAATGATTGAACTTGCAAAATTCTCCAAATGTCATGTACCAGAAGATCATGAATTAGATGATGTTGATTTTGTTAATAAgagaattatgttattatgtaaatatggtGTTATCACAGTTCTTGTACAACTGTCTAAAACAGAAAGTTTAAATATCAAAGAACTTATTTCAAGATTGTTCAATGCTATTTGTGTCCTACCAGAAATCAGGGGTGAAGTAGCTAAATTAGGGGGTATAAAATCTCTCTTGGAACTTGCTCATTCAGGTACATCCAAAGGCAAAAGACAAGCTTCGCAGGCTCTAGCTAGAATAGGAATTTCCATCAATCCAGAAGTCTCATTCAAAGAACAACGCTGTCTAGAATCAGTACGACCATTCCTTGGTTTATTGCATCCGGACTGTACAGCATTAGAGAACTTTGAGGCAATGATGGCACTTTGTAACATGGCATCTGTGAATGAAAGAGTGCGAAAAAAGATATTAGATACTGGTGGTCTACCACTTATTGAGAGTTATTTATTTGAAGAACACCAAATGCTTAGAAGAGCATCTGCCCAATGTTTTACCAATCTTATGATGTCTCACGATGTCATAAAGATAATTGAGGGTGaaaatgacaaattaaaaatgttatttctgtTATCTGAAGAAGAGGATGAAGATACATCATTAGCTGCTGCTGGCGCAGTTGCAATAGCTGTGTCAAATAGTACACAATGCTGTCAAAAATTAATGAAGCTTAACAATTGGGAAGAATCTTTAAAGGCTTTATTAGCACATCCTAATAATGCAATGCAGCATAGAGCTTTGGTTATTGCACATAGTTTAATAGGTACAGACAAAGAAATTGCAGAAAAAATTTTTGCCACTGATATCATGGAAGTATTAATGGCACTTTCAATAATGGAAGACGAGAAGAAAAAAGATATTAAAGAAATGGCCAATAAATGTTTGAAACTAGCAGAAagcttaaaacttataaaaaaagctGATTGTGCAGAAgaataa